The genomic window GATGGTCTTGACCAGCAAGGCGTCGTAATCCTCCCGGGACAGCTTGCCGAACTGCGCTTCGACCGTCCGGGCCAGGCTCTGGGCCAGGGCCCTCTGGCGGGAGAAGAAGGAGTTTACGTACTCCAGGCCATACTTCACCTCCACGCGTATCTGGGCGGCGACCTCGCGGCGGATGATGCCCTGGGCGTTGAGATAGCCGGACAGGGAGATCGCAAAGGCCATCAGGGCCACTACGGGTACGAAGACAAGGCACATGGACACCGCAAGGCTGCGCCGGCGGACCGTTTTTCCGCCCTCTGCGGGGTCCTTCGCACCTGGAAATGCCTGTATCCCTTTCCGGGTTCCGCTTTCGTTGTCTTCCTTCCGCGACATTTCAACAACCGCCTCCTTGTCGATATTCCCCTTAAGACGCGAGGCGCACGTTCTTCTCCTGCCGAGGGAACCGCACCTCCCACAACCCCGCCCAAATGGCGGCACCGATGCTCGAGCTGTCGAGAAAATGACGTCAACACCTCAAATTGTAGCGCATCCCCCCCCAAAAGGGAACTCGCCCATCCCCACCGAAAAAGCGGCGGGAGACAAGCTCCCGAAACGGTCGCCTGTCCCCCGCGTCAATCGAATGATCCGGACTGCCCCTACTTTTTCAGCGTCTTGGCCTTGAACTGCTGAGCCGGCTTGTAATCCGGGTTGATCTCGAGGGCCTTTTCGATCCAGCGCAGGGCGTCCTCCTTCTTCTTCAGCTTGTGGGCCGACACCCCGGCCCAGTAGGCGGAGAGGTAATTGACCGTACCGTAGGCGTCCGCCGCCTTGGAGAACTCCTGATAGGCGTCCTTGTAGCGGCCGTTCCTGAATTTGTTGTAGGCGTTGCGCTGCATGATCCCCAGCAGGTTCTTGTCCCCGGCGGAGAGCGCGTAGGTCTGGATGACCTTGGCGTCCGTGGAGCCGTTGGGGTCGAATCCCGGGATCTTCTGAGCCTCTGCCGTTGCTGGAGCCGTTGCCGGAGCCGGATCCGAGGCCGGCTTCTCCGCCGCGGGTTCGGAGGCCTTCGGCTCCGCCTTGGGATCCGGAAGGGGGCCCTCCGCCGTCGGAGCGGCTCCTCCCTGCCCTCCCTCGCCAAAGATCTGCTCGAAGGTCCCGCTGGACGCGGAGGGGCGGGAATCGGCATACTTGACGGACTTCAGCGTTTTCGCGCTGATCGGCTCCACCTTGTCCCCGCGTCGGACCAGGGCCGTCCTGCTGCCCTTCACGAACACGCAGTTGCTGTAGGCGGGGGCGGCCTCACGCACCTTGAGCGCGGCCAGGGCGAGGCGCTCGCGGCCGATGACCTCGCCGTTCATGCCTAGGATCGACTTGCCGTCGGCATAGACCAGGTACAGGGCGCCCTCCTTGGCCCCCATGGAGGAACCGATGTCGATCGTCGCCTCCTTGTCGCGCACCGCCACGACGTACGAGCTCTCGCCGCCCACAATGCTCCGGATGCGCGCCGCGAGCCGGGTCACCGAGTCCCCGATCGCACGGCTCTCGAGCCCGTCGAAGGTTCCCTCCGCCAGAACGGCCCCGCCCAGGTACAGCCCGGACATCTCGTTTGACGAGAACCCCGTCTCGGAGAGCGCCAGCTTGACCTCGG from Fretibacterium sp. OH1220_COT-178 includes these protein-coding regions:
- a CDS encoding CsgG/HfaB family protein; the encoded protein is MRMRIRVWLASLAVLALLALPAWAQEGRVRIGVFQFESKASGVSQQQANAVMDLMTRALASSKSISVIEREQLDKVGREIRLGQSGLVDTSTAAELGRVAGVQYILLGAVTELSKKASGGAIPLFGEIGIATGSEEARATIDVRLVDTSTAEVKLALSETGFSSNEMSGLYLGGAVLAEGTFDGLESRAIGDSVTRLAARIRSIVGGESSYVVAVRDKEATIDIGSSMGAKEGALYLVYADGKSILGMNGEVIGRERLALAALKVREAAPAYSNCVFVKGSRTALVRRGDKVEPISAKTLKSVKYADSRPSASSGTFEQIFGEGGQGGAAPTAEGPLPDPKAEPKASEPAAEKPASDPAPATAPATAEAQKIPGFDPNGSTDAKVIQTYALSAGDKNLLGIMQRNAYNKFRNGRYKDAYQEFSKAADAYGTVNYLSAYWAGVSAHKLKKKEDALRWIEKALEINPDYKPAQQFKAKTLKK